From Mesomycoplasma dispar, a single genomic window includes:
- a CDS encoding MPN527 family putative ECF transporter permease subunit — protein MANSIFWRSNFNFKLSVAGILFGLSLVFFIFSQNYFSWPFFQNLGLKVDLSTLFFIPIFLISGFWIGFTCLLIRFLVGPWLSFNSYGGIDIIYFGHFILFFASCIYIFSFLFFRFLFRNFLPNSQKTKTIIILALIFAILVTAFLMTYLNGILITPVYLRLFKLTDSISFLATIEKWDEVSKNFLGDLKLPYWTFILSVYTPFNLANFSLESILALPIYVIVDHFLKKRIKN, from the coding sequence ATGGCAAATTCAATTTTTTGGCGCTCTAATTTTAATTTTAAGTTATCTGTTGCCGGCATTTTATTTGGTCTTTCGTTAGTTTTTTTTATCTTTTCACAAAATTATTTTAGTTGACCGTTTTTTCAAAATCTTGGTTTAAAAGTAGATCTTTCAACCCTTTTTTTTATCCCAATTTTTCTAATTTCAGGTTTTTGAATTGGTTTTACTTGCCTTTTAATCAGGTTTTTAGTTGGACCTTGACTGAGTTTTAACAGTTATGGCGGAATTGATATCATTTATTTTGGTCATTTTATTTTATTTTTTGCCTCTTGCATTTATATTTTTAGTTTTCTTTTTTTTCGTTTTTTATTTCGAAATTTTTTACCAAATTCGCAAAAAACGAAAACAATTATTATCCTAGCGTTAATTTTTGCAATTTTAGTTACCGCATTTTTAATGACTTATTTAAACGGAATTCTAATTACGCCAGTTTATTTAAGACTTTTCAAATTAACTGATTCAATTTCTTTTCTAGCAACAATTGAAAAATGAGATGAAGTTAGCAAAAATTTTCTTGGAGATTTAAAACTTCCTTATTGAACTTTCATTTTAAGCGTTTATACCCCTTTTAATTTAGCTAATTTTTCGCTTGAATCGATTTTAGCACTGCCAATTTATGTAATTGTTGACCATTTTCTTAAAAAAAGAATAAAAAATTAA
- the tuf gene encoding elongation factor Tu — protein MAVVKSGAKKDFDRSKEHINIGTIGHVDHGKTTLTAAISTVLAKKGLAEAKDYASIDAAPEEKARGITINTAHIEYSTDKRHYAHVDCPGHADYIKNMITGAAQMDGAILVVAATDGPMPQTREHILLSKQVGVPKMVVFLNKIDLLEGEEEMVDLVEVEIRELLSSYDFDGDNTPIIRGSARGALEGKPEWEAKVLELMDAVDSYIDSPVREMDKPFLMAVEDVFTITGRGTVATGKVERGQVKLNEEVEIVGYRAEPKKTVVTGIEMFNKNLQSAMAGDNAGVLLRGVDRKDIERGQVIAKPKTIIPHTKFKAAIYALKKEEGGRHTPFFKNYKPQFYFRTTDVTGGIEFEAGREMVIPGDNVDLTVELIAPIAVEQGTKFSIREGGRTVGAGTVTEIIK, from the coding sequence ATGGCAGTTGTTAAATCTGGTGCAAAAAAAGATTTCGACCGTTCAAAAGAACATATTAACATCGGGACAATTGGTCATGTTGACCACGGAAAAACTACTTTAACAGCAGCGATTTCAACCGTTTTAGCAAAAAAAGGGTTAGCTGAGGCAAAAGATTATGCTTCAATCGATGCTGCTCCTGAAGAAAAAGCGCGGGGAATTACAATTAATACCGCCCATATCGAATATAGTACCGACAAACGTCACTATGCCCATGTTGATTGCCCGGGACACGCCGATTATATTAAAAATATGATCACCGGAGCCGCACAAATGGATGGAGCAATTCTTGTCGTTGCTGCAACTGATGGGCCTATGCCCCAAACTCGTGAACACATTCTTCTTTCAAAACAAGTTGGTGTGCCAAAAATGGTTGTTTTTCTTAACAAAATCGACTTACTTGAAGGCGAAGAAGAAATGGTCGACCTTGTTGAAGTTGAAATTCGTGAACTTCTTTCTTCATATGACTTCGATGGTGATAACACTCCAATTATTCGTGGTTCTGCTCGTGGTGCCCTTGAAGGAAAACCTGAGTGGGAAGCAAAAGTGTTAGAACTAATGGATGCAGTTGATTCTTATATCGACTCACCAGTGCGGGAAATGGACAAACCTTTCCTAATGGCAGTCGAAGATGTTTTCACCATTACAGGACGGGGAACCGTTGCAACTGGTAAAGTTGAGCGTGGGCAAGTTAAGCTAAATGAAGAAGTTGAAATTGTTGGTTACCGTGCTGAGCCAAAAAAAACTGTTGTAACCGGAATTGAAATGTTTAACAAAAACCTTCAATCCGCAATGGCAGGGGACAATGCTGGTGTGCTTCTCCGTGGTGTTGACCGTAAAGATATCGAGCGTGGGCAAGTTATTGCTAAACCAAAAACAATTATTCCCCACACTAAATTCAAAGCCGCAATTTATGCGCTAAAAAAAGAAGAGGGTGGAAGACATACACCATTTTTCAAAAACTACAAACCACAATTTTACTTCCGTACCACTGACGTAACTGGTGGGATTGAATTCGAAGCTGGTCGTGAAATGGTAATTCCGGGTGATAATGTCGATCTTACTGTTGAACTTATTGCCCCAATCGCCGTTGAGCAAGGAACTAAATTCTCAATCCGTGAGGGCGGAAGAACCGTTGGTGCTGGAACCGTAACCGAAATTATTAAATAG
- the upp gene encoding uracil phosphoribosyltransferase: MEIRVTHPLIASEISKIRQRTTLIDFRASIRKISTLLAFSVLEKLTTEEFQSISVLDEKFSGKKITNQVVFVPILRAGFGMVEPFLDLLPDSKVAPIGLKRNLDLSIQNYFQDLPSPESNSVAIILDPILATGNSLVSAIDLLVEKGFRKIMVATILTVQQGLDKIKEKYPEIPLFFCQKDTKLNNKGYIIPGIGDAGDRFFGD; encoded by the coding sequence ATGGAAATCAGAGTTACTCACCCTTTAATTGCTAGTGAAATTAGTAAAATAAGACAGAGGACAACGTTAATTGATTTCCGCGCTTCGATTAGAAAAATATCAACACTTTTAGCTTTTTCGGTTTTGGAAAAATTAACTACTGAAGAATTTCAGTCAATTTCCGTGTTAGATGAGAAATTTAGTGGCAAAAAAATTACAAACCAAGTTGTTTTTGTCCCTATTTTACGTGCAGGTTTTGGAATGGTTGAACCGTTTTTGGATTTATTACCTGATTCAAAAGTTGCACCTATTGGTCTAAAGCGAAATTTAGACCTTTCAATTCAGAATTACTTTCAAGATCTACCAAGTCCTGAATCTAATTCAGTTGCAATTATTCTTGATCCAATTTTAGCAACTGGAAATTCGCTAGTGAGTGCAATCGATTTACTTGTTGAAAAAGGCTTTAGAAAAATAATGGTTGCTACAATTCTAACAGTTCAGCAAGGTCTTGATAAAATCAAGGAAAAATACCCAGAAATACCGCTGTTTTTTTGTCAAAAAGATACAAAACTAAACAATAAAGGCTACATAATCCCAGGAATTGGCGATGCTGGCGATCGTTTCTTTGGCGATTAA
- the lon gene encoding endopeptidase La: MPTNSYRFLIASEEIYFTNTTQRTISFSDPDSIKILREIYSSTSRQTLTNKEFLIVYRKKNEITPVESDDLEDEELLEEELESNETSEKKSKTKSKAKKVEETETKKEKKEDNNETNETGKNQKVKDKSVEDLTKIENNFQPRVYDLSELSKYASLIKVQSYRARTRNDRSDWHTVILDFTVLEKVQLLEFVPDPQNTRADQIIARTTREIVKNREINSTLVEDLVELAKKTKTFHIPSELLVMVERVDKSDETKLTEYIRKVTNTLATSSTLTYQQKYYLFSLGSYGLRIKKLYEHVHTHREQVRLEDEINVILKSNLDRQQTEFILKEKIKAIRKKLGEDSRYEDEIEELLQSELGKLIFPREVAKTIKREANKLKSMMATSPESNITKNYLDLLVALPWRRVKKDILDIKNVREKLEEAHYGLDEIKKRVIEYLAALIHRRAKFEEEPHLKKIGSDYTDSNLFDNTKIRKPKGNTIPILTLVGPPGTGKTSIAMAIAEAIGKEFVKISLGGIRDEAEIRGHRRTYVGALPGKIIQALKKAGVSNPLILLDEIDKMGSDFKGDPAAAMLEVLDPEQNRFFQDHYLELEYDLSQILFVATANEINDIPEPLLDRVETIELSSYTFLEKLQIAKSHLIPAVLKENALDAKYFPIDDTTIDFLIRYYTREAGVRGLKRVFDKIARKIIVKLLEKTLEDNFKIDIKFVRELLGIEKYDPDYVDANPQIGTVNGLGYSPLGGSTLQIEVTTIPGRGDIKLTGSLKDVMQESARIALSYVQSKAKDFGIDLDFENTLIHIHVPEGAIPKDGPSAGITFATAIISALTQKPVSHDIAMTGEITLRGKVLGIGGLKEKSLGAYKNGIKTIFIPQSNEKNLVDIPDEVKKAIKFIPVETYEQIYDFIFK; this comes from the coding sequence ATGCCTACTAATTCTTATCGCTTTTTAATCGCATCAGAAGAAATATATTTTACAAACACAACTCAACGAACAATTAGTTTCAGCGACCCTGATTCGATTAAAATTCTTCGTGAAATTTATAGTTCGACTTCAAGACAAACCTTAACTAATAAGGAGTTTTTGATCGTTTATCGCAAAAAAAATGAAATTACCCCTGTTGAGTCCGATGATTTAGAAGATGAAGAATTATTAGAAGAAGAATTAGAAAGTAACGAAACATCAGAAAAAAAATCAAAAACAAAAAGTAAGGCTAAAAAAGTAGAAGAAACTGAAACCAAAAAAGAGAAAAAAGAAGATAATAACGAAACTAATGAGACAGGTAAAAACCAAAAAGTTAAAGATAAATCTGTCGAAGATTTAACAAAAATCGAAAACAATTTCCAGCCTAGAGTTTATGATCTTAGCGAACTTTCAAAATATGCTTCTTTGATTAAAGTTCAAAGTTATCGCGCAAGAACTCGAAACGACAGAAGTGATTGACATACTGTAATTCTCGATTTTACTGTTCTTGAAAAAGTGCAATTACTCGAATTTGTTCCTGATCCGCAAAACACTAGAGCAGATCAAATTATTGCTCGTACAACAAGAGAAATCGTAAAAAACCGTGAAATAAACTCAACTTTAGTTGAAGATTTAGTTGAACTTGCAAAAAAAACAAAAACTTTTCACATCCCTTCTGAATTGTTAGTAATGGTTGAAAGGGTTGATAAAAGTGATGAAACTAAATTAACTGAATACATAAGAAAAGTAACTAACACTTTAGCTACGTCATCAACTTTAACTTATCAACAAAAATATTACCTTTTTAGTTTAGGTTCTTATGGTTTGCGAATTAAAAAACTTTACGAACATGTGCATACACATCGTGAACAAGTTCGTCTTGAAGACGAAATTAACGTTATTCTTAAATCAAATTTAGACCGTCAACAGACTGAATTCATCCTTAAAGAAAAAATTAAAGCAATTCGAAAAAAACTTGGCGAAGACTCACGTTATGAAGATGAAATTGAAGAACTTTTGCAATCAGAACTGGGAAAATTAATTTTCCCCCGTGAAGTCGCAAAAACAATTAAACGCGAAGCGAACAAACTAAAGTCAATGATGGCGACCTCACCGGAGTCAAACATTACTAAAAATTACCTTGATTTACTTGTTGCCCTTCCGTGAAGACGTGTTAAAAAAGATATTCTTGATATTAAAAATGTTCGTGAAAAACTTGAAGAAGCTCATTACGGTCTTGATGAAATTAAAAAAAGGGTGATCGAATATCTTGCGGCACTAATTCACCGCCGTGCTAAATTCGAAGAAGAACCTCATCTTAAAAAAATTGGTTCTGATTATACCGATTCAAATTTATTCGATAATACAAAAATCCGTAAACCAAAAGGAAATACAATCCCAATTCTTACATTAGTAGGACCGCCAGGAACCGGAAAAACTTCAATTGCAATGGCGATTGCCGAGGCAATTGGTAAAGAATTTGTCAAAATTTCCCTTGGTGGCATTCGCGATGAAGCGGAAATTCGCGGCCATCGCCGCACTTATGTAGGTGCACTTCCAGGAAAAATTATTCAAGCGCTAAAAAAAGCGGGCGTTTCTAATCCGTTAATTTTACTTGATGAAATTGATAAAATGGGCTCTGATTTTAAAGGCGATCCAGCAGCGGCGATGCTTGAAGTTTTAGATCCCGAACAAAACCGTTTCTTCCAGGATCACTATCTTGAACTTGAATATGATTTATCACAAATTTTATTTGTGGCAACCGCTAACGAAATTAACGACATTCCCGAACCTTTACTTGACCGGGTTGAAACAATTGAACTATCTTCTTATACTTTCTTAGAAAAACTACAAATTGCCAAATCACACTTAATTCCGGCAGTTTTAAAAGAAAACGCACTTGATGCAAAATACTTTCCAATCGATGATACAACAATTGACTTTTTAATTCGTTATTATACTCGCGAAGCTGGTGTGCGTGGACTAAAACGGGTTTTTGACAAAATTGCCCGAAAAATTATTGTTAAACTACTTGAAAAAACACTTGAAGATAATTTCAAAATTGATATCAAATTTGTCCGCGAACTTTTAGGAATTGAAAAATACGATCCTGACTATGTTGATGCTAATCCACAAATTGGTACTGTCAACGGTCTGGGTTATTCGCCCCTTGGTGGTTCAACTCTCCAAATCGAAGTTACAACCATTCCCGGACGCGGCGATATTAAACTAACGGGATCGTTAAAAGATGTAATGCAAGAATCAGCACGAATTGCTCTTTCTTATGTTCAGTCAAAAGCGAAAGATTTTGGAATTGATCTAGATTTTGAAAACACTTTAATTCATATTCACGTTCCTGAAGGCGCAATTCCCAAAGACGGACCTTCTGCTGGAATTACATTTGCAACCGCGATCATTTCCGCGCTTACACAAAAACCGGTCTCACACGATATTGCAATGACAGGTGAAATTACTTTACGTGGAAAAGTGCTCGGAATTGGCGGTCTTAAAGAAAAATCACTTGGGGCTTACAAAAACGGGATTAAAACAATTTTTATCCCCCAATCAAACGAGAAAAATCTTGTTGATATCCCTGATGAAGTTAAAAAAGCAATTAAATTCATTCCGGTTGAAACATACGAGCAAATTTATGACTTTATTTTTAAATAA